The proteins below are encoded in one region of Bosea sp. BIWAKO-01:
- a CDS encoding pyridoxamine 5'-phosphate oxidase family protein, giving the protein MTATATEPAALIEDAVELRTHIGPVNPIADSKVLKQLDQFCRDFIALSPFLVIASGDGAGGADASPRGDAPGFVRILDDRTLLIPDRRGNNRVDTFGNILASPGIGLIFMVPGINETLRVNGRARVTREPGLLEPSTVQERSPVTGMLVEIDEAYFHCGKALIRSKLWDPATQVPRHSFPSLGRIVAEQTKAIGVAEAEANLAEGYKSRLY; this is encoded by the coding sequence ATGACTGCGACAGCAACCGAGCCGGCAGCCTTGATCGAGGATGCGGTTGAACTGCGGACCCATATCGGCCCGGTCAACCCGATCGCCGACAGCAAGGTGCTGAAGCAGCTCGATCAGTTCTGCCGCGACTTCATCGCGCTCTCGCCCTTCCTGGTCATCGCCAGCGGTGACGGTGCAGGTGGTGCCGATGCCAGCCCGCGCGGCGATGCACCCGGCTTCGTCAGGATCCTCGACGACAGGACATTGTTGATCCCGGATCGGCGTGGCAACAACCGGGTCGACACCTTTGGCAACATCCTCGCGTCGCCCGGCATCGGCCTGATCTTCATGGTGCCCGGCATCAATGAGACCCTGCGGGTGAACGGCCGTGCCAGGGTCACACGCGAACCGGGCCTGCTGGAACCCTCGACCGTCCAGGAGCGCAGCCCGGTCACCGGCATGCTGGTCGAGATCGACGAAGCCTATTTCCATTGCGGCAAGGCGTTGATCCGCTCGAAGCTCTGGGACCCCGCGACGCAGGTTCCGCGGCACAGCTTCCCTTCGCTCGGCCGCATCGTGGCTGAGCAGACCAAAGCAATCGGAGTGGCGGAAGCCGAAGCGAATCTCGCGGAGGGTTACAAATCGCGGCTTTACTAG
- a CDS encoding endonuclease/exonuclease/phosphatase family protein: MATALRQQRKSYSNGDHRASRGNTLVASYNIHKCVGRDRRFNPWRTMNVIKEIDADVIALQEVDQRFGERLGLLDLHALQRECGLTAVPLRATRNGHGWHGNLVLFRDGVVDRVEQLVLPGAEPRGGLVVDLTLRAGPVRIIAVHLGLLHRSRTRQVRSILAASEPPDGRPVVVMGDFNEWRIGRHSSLQELHPDFGPLDGAVASFPTRFPVWSLDRIIANPHDLVSLIEVHDSPLAQIASDHLPIKAALRLGQAARPERSPSPGVVTAGWIEHAPQRQGMKSPV; encoded by the coding sequence ATGGCCACGGCTTTGCGGCAACAGCGCAAATCCTATTCCAACGGCGATCACCGCGCGAGCCGCGGCAACACGCTGGTCGCCTCCTATAACATCCACAAATGTGTGGGCCGCGACCGGCGTTTCAATCCTTGGCGCACGATGAACGTCATCAAGGAGATCGATGCGGATGTGATCGCGCTGCAGGAGGTCGATCAACGCTTCGGAGAGCGCCTGGGCCTGCTCGACCTTCACGCGCTGCAACGTGAATGCGGGCTCACGGCTGTGCCCCTCAGGGCCACCCGCAACGGGCATGGCTGGCATGGCAATCTGGTGCTGTTCCGAGACGGCGTGGTCGACAGGGTCGAGCAACTCGTGCTGCCGGGCGCCGAGCCTCGCGGCGGACTGGTCGTCGACCTGACATTGCGCGCCGGTCCCGTACGGATCATTGCCGTGCATCTTGGCCTGCTGCACCGCTCGCGGACGCGACAGGTCCGGAGCATCCTCGCAGCCTCGGAGCCTCCCGACGGCCGCCCGGTCGTGGTGATGGGCGATTTCAACGAGTGGCGGATCGGCAGGCACTCGTCCCTGCAGGAGCTCCATCCGGATTTTGGACCGCTCGACGGTGCCGTGGCGAGTTTTCCGACGCGCTTTCCGGTCTGGTCGCTCGATCGCATCATCGCCAACCCGCATGATCTGGTTTCGCTCATCGAGGTTCACGACAGCCCTCTCGCCCAGATCGCCTCCGATCATCTACCAATAAAAGCCGCGCTCAGACTCGGGCAGGCTGCTCGCCCCGAACGCTCCCCCTCCCCGGGCGTGGTGACGGCTGGCTGGATAGAGCACGCGCCCCAGAGGCAGGGCATGAAGAGCCCCGTTTGA
- a CDS encoding phospholipase D family protein, whose protein sequence is MHLLLIIVAFAGLLALASAIATYSYGHFARRAKGPPSSALAVADDETLLDRILSQLVAGRENETGLLLLSENLDAFAARAVAARSAGRSLDLMYYVWKNDLTGLLLAHELLAAADRGVRVRLLIDDINTRGLDGAYLSLDGHPNISVRLFNPSRARRGGLRRGIEMVLRAVSVTRRMHNKAWISDGRLAIVGGRNIGNEYFAAAKSSNFQDLDVLLVGAAVKQAEAVFDAFWNSDVVIPIDALVTWRQPKLARLRSALAKLLKSARARPYIERVRERMSLTDTLNLSEKIHWAREAKIISDPPEKAFGGKRENWLLGALMPSISASRDVLEITSPYFIPGSDGTAQLSGLVARGVDVAILTNSLAATDVAAVHGAYAQYRERLLKGGVRLYELQRYASRQQISVFGSSGASLHTKAFTVDRKTGFIGSFNFDPRSASLNTEMGVLFEQPALVAEMRQLFRADTAPEVSYELSLEDGGLHWNGMRDGKPRRLGHEPDASPSRRALAFIVGLLPIQSQL, encoded by the coding sequence ATGCACCTGCTCCTGATCATCGTTGCATTCGCTGGCCTGCTCGCCCTGGCATCGGCCATCGCAACCTATTCCTATGGTCATTTCGCCCGGCGTGCGAAAGGGCCGCCGTCCAGCGCCCTGGCCGTCGCCGATGACGAGACCCTGCTGGACAGGATCCTCTCGCAGCTCGTCGCCGGGCGCGAGAACGAAACCGGCCTCCTGCTGCTCTCTGAAAATCTCGACGCTTTTGCGGCGAGGGCGGTTGCGGCCCGCAGCGCCGGGCGCAGCCTCGACCTGATGTACTATGTCTGGAAGAACGATCTGACCGGACTGCTTCTCGCCCACGAATTGTTAGCTGCCGCCGATCGTGGCGTGCGGGTGAGGCTGCTGATCGACGACATCAACACCCGCGGGCTGGACGGTGCCTATCTCTCGCTCGATGGGCATCCCAACATCTCGGTCAGACTGTTCAACCCGAGCCGGGCGCGGCGCGGTGGCTTGCGGCGCGGCATCGAGATGGTGTTGCGCGCGGTCTCCGTGACGCGGCGGATGCACAACAAGGCCTGGATCAGCGACGGTCGGCTGGCGATCGTCGGTGGCCGCAACATCGGCAATGAATATTTCGCGGCTGCCAAATCCTCCAACTTCCAGGACCTCGACGTCCTGCTCGTCGGAGCCGCGGTGAAGCAGGCGGAAGCTGTCTTCGACGCCTTCTGGAACAGCGACGTGGTAATCCCGATCGATGCCCTGGTGACCTGGCGGCAGCCGAAGCTGGCACGCTTGCGGAGCGCGCTCGCGAAGCTGCTCAAGAGCGCGCGCGCGCGCCCCTATATCGAACGTGTCCGCGAGCGCATGTCGCTGACGGACACGCTCAATCTCTCCGAGAAGATCCACTGGGCGCGCGAGGCCAAGATCATCTCGGATCCACCCGAGAAGGCGTTCGGCGGCAAGCGGGAGAACTGGTTGCTGGGCGCGCTCATGCCCAGCATCTCCGCCAGCCGGGATGTGCTCGAGATCACGTCTCCCTATTTCATTCCCGGCAGCGACGGGACGGCGCAGTTGAGCGGTCTGGTCGCAAGGGGGGTCGATGTCGCGATCCTGACCAACTCACTGGCGGCGACGGATGTCGCAGCAGTCCACGGTGCCTATGCCCAGTACCGCGAGCGTCTGTTGAAGGGAGGCGTGCGTCTCTACGAGCTGCAGCGCTATGCGAGCCGGCAGCAGATCTCCGTATTCGGCTCGAGCGGCGCCAGCCTGCACACAAAGGCATTCACGGTCGATCGGAAGACCGGCTTCATCGGCTCGTTCAATTTCGACCCGCGCTCGGCCTCGCTGAACACCGAGATGGGTGTGCTGTTCGAACAACCCGCACTGGTGGCCGAGATGCGGCAGCTCTTCAGGGCTGATACGGCGCCTGAGGTCAGTTACGAGCTTTCGCTCGAGGATGGCGGCCTGCACTGGAACGGCATGCGCGACGGCAAACCCCGGCGTCTCGGACATGAGCCGGATGCAAGCCCGTCCCGCCGCGCGTTGGCGTTCATCGTCGGCCTCTTGCCGATCCAGTCGCAGCTATAG
- a CDS encoding RraA family protein gives MSALTALPELETLKGRLYSAVLSDVLDQLGFPNQAVKPFVRPLDDATMLCGFARTGLYMKRYHLPEGHNPYALEMDLIDSLKPGEIAVLACDGPTDRIAPWGELLTTASMVRGATGCLTDGLVRDVRRIRELGFPLFHGGIGPLDTRGRAEMMAVDEAVEVGGARVEPGDFIFGDADGVVVVPQRIAEEVVKLALAKIEAEDTTREELLAGASLRSVFERHGVL, from the coding sequence ATGTCAGCCTTGACCGCCCTGCCTGAGCTGGAAACCTTGAAGGGCAGGCTGTACTCCGCTGTCCTGTCCGACGTGCTCGATCAGCTCGGCTTTCCCAACCAGGCGGTGAAACCGTTCGTGCGGCCACTCGACGACGCGACGATGCTCTGCGGCTTCGCCCGGACGGGGCTCTACATGAAGCGCTATCACCTTCCCGAGGGCCACAATCCCTACGCGCTCGAGATGGATCTGATCGACAGCTTGAAACCCGGCGAGATCGCCGTGCTGGCCTGCGACGGGCCGACCGACCGGATCGCGCCCTGGGGCGAGCTCCTGACCACGGCCTCGATGGTACGCGGCGCCACCGGCTGCCTGACCGACGGGCTGGTTCGCGATGTGCGCCGCATCCGCGAGCTCGGCTTCCCGCTTTTCCATGGCGGTATCGGCCCGCTCGACACCAGGGGCCGGGCTGAGATGATGGCGGTCGACGAGGCGGTCGAAGTTGGCGGGGCAAGGGTCGAGCCGGGCGACTTCATCTTCGGTGATGCCGATGGCGTGGTGGTCGTGCCGCAGCGCATTGCCGAGGAGGTGGTGAAGCTCGCCCTTGCCAAGATCGAGGCGGAGGACACGACGCGCGAGGAGCTTCTCGCCGGCGCGAGCTTGCGCTCGGTTTTCGAACGGCACGGAGTGCTCTAG
- a CDS encoding citrate synthase gives MSDWLTAHEVMTRLQLKPQTLYAYVSRGRIEARTDSADPRRSLYRAADVARLEYRKSRGRRNAAIAEDAIAWGEPVLASSITTIAHGRLWYRGQDAEDLARTARLEDIARLLWACGDARFPPQFNIVGPGTGNQRMFAMIAARAAADPVIGSRTPKALYFEAASVLDALVDAVAGRPGEGPIHDRIARAWGCDPTGADFIRTCLVLLADHELNASTFAVRVTASTRASLAACVLAGLSALSGPLHGGMSARVRAFFGEARREGVEAAVQSRLALGTPVPGFGHPLYPEGDPRARGLLSAFPLPAEYQEVRRVTEAITGDVPNIDFALTALASTLGLPQDAPFQIFAAARCTGWIAHALEQFQTGRLIRPRARYVGVAPGSA, from the coding sequence ATGAGCGATTGGTTGACTGCCCATGAGGTGATGACGCGGCTGCAGCTGAAGCCGCAGACGCTCTACGCCTATGTCAGCCGGGGGCGGATCGAAGCACGGACCGATTCCGCCGACCCGCGGCGCAGCCTCTACCGCGCCGCCGATGTCGCGCGGCTGGAGTACCGGAAGTCACGAGGGCGACGAAACGCGGCGATTGCCGAGGACGCCATCGCCTGGGGCGAGCCGGTGCTGGCATCGAGCATCACGACGATCGCGCATGGGCGGCTCTGGTATCGCGGCCAGGATGCCGAGGACTTGGCCCGGACCGCCCGTCTTGAGGATATCGCACGCCTGCTCTGGGCCTGCGGCGATGCGCGCTTTCCGCCCCAGTTCAACATCGTCGGTCCCGGAACCGGCAACCAGCGGATGTTCGCGATGATCGCGGCACGCGCCGCAGCAGACCCGGTAATCGGCAGCCGGACCCCGAAGGCCCTGTATTTCGAAGCAGCCTCGGTGCTGGACGCCCTCGTCGATGCGGTTGCCGGCCGTCCCGGCGAAGGACCCATTCATGACCGCATCGCGCGCGCCTGGGGTTGCGACCCGACGGGCGCCGATTTCATTCGTACCTGCCTCGTCCTGCTGGCGGACCATGAGCTGAACGCATCGACCTTTGCGGTCCGCGTCACCGCCTCGACCCGGGCGTCGCTGGCTGCCTGCGTTCTGGCGGGCCTGTCCGCGCTGTCAGGCCCCTTGCACGGCGGCATGTCTGCCCGGGTTCGCGCCTTCTTCGGCGAAGCGCGGCGGGAGGGCGTCGAGGCCGCGGTCCAATCGCGGCTGGCGCTCGGGACGCCGGTGCCAGGGTTCGGGCACCCGCTTTATCCCGAAGGGGATCCCCGCGCACGCGGGCTGCTGTCGGCCTTCCCTCTTCCTGCCGAGTACCAGGAGGTCCGCCGCGTCACGGAAGCGATCACCGGCGACGTTCCGAACATAGACTTTGCCTTGACGGCCCTGGCTTCCACACTGGGCCTGCCGCAGGACGCCCCCTTCCAGATTTTCGCTGCGGCACGGTGCACGGGCTGGATCGCCCATGCCCTGGAGCAATTTCAGACTGGCCGCCTGATCCGGCCGCGAGCGCGCTATGTCGGGGTGGCGCCGGGCTCCGCGTGA
- a CDS encoding citrate synthase/methylcitrate synthase, with the protein MSDGLENVVAAQTVLSDVDGAAGQLIIRGHLLDDLAGRVTFAEAAQLMLAGFFDALPSGEAFEAALGQSRVEVFREVASLDETLIQRAPVEALRALMARLADGDDAATALRLLAAPAVFTPAIIRRQRGLAPIKPDGRLAHSADILRMMRGEAASPSQAAALDTYLVTVCDHGLNASTFAARVVASTQAGLTSAVVAGLSALKGPLHGGAPGPVIDMLDDIGEAGNARAWLEAALQRGDRLMGFGHRIYRVRDPRADALKRAIRQLDADSGRLAYAEAVEQAALAILRERKPNRALQTNVEFYTALLLEALAFPPDSFTCVFAMGRTIGWIAHAQEQVAGGRLIRPQSTYVGPVPRRAA; encoded by the coding sequence ATGTCGGATGGTCTTGAAAATGTCGTTGCAGCACAGACGGTCCTGTCGGACGTGGACGGAGCAGCTGGCCAGCTGATCATTCGGGGGCATCTCCTCGACGACCTTGCCGGCCGTGTGACCTTCGCCGAGGCGGCGCAGTTGATGCTCGCAGGCTTCTTCGACGCATTGCCGTCCGGCGAGGCCTTCGAGGCGGCGCTTGGCCAAAGCAGGGTGGAGGTGTTTCGCGAGGTTGCCAGCCTCGATGAGACGCTCATCCAGCGAGCGCCGGTCGAAGCGCTTCGTGCGCTGATGGCGCGGTTGGCCGATGGCGATGATGCGGCGACCGCCTTGCGCCTCCTGGCGGCGCCGGCCGTCTTCACGCCGGCGATCATACGGCGGCAACGTGGGCTCGCACCGATCAAGCCGGATGGCCGGCTAGCCCACTCAGCCGATATTTTGCGGATGATGCGCGGGGAGGCGGCCAGCCCGTCGCAGGCGGCGGCGCTGGATACCTATCTCGTCACGGTTTGCGATCATGGGCTGAATGCCTCGACCTTCGCCGCCCGGGTCGTTGCATCGACACAGGCGGGGCTGACCTCGGCCGTGGTGGCCGGGCTGAGTGCGCTGAAGGGGCCGCTGCATGGCGGAGCGCCCGGGCCCGTGATCGACATGCTCGACGACATCGGCGAGGCAGGCAATGCACGAGCCTGGCTGGAAGCCGCGTTGCAGCGCGGTGATCGCCTGATGGGGTTCGGTCACCGTATCTATCGCGTGCGGGACCCTCGTGCCGACGCATTGAAGCGCGCGATACGCCAGCTCGATGCGGATTCCGGCCGCCTTGCCTACGCGGAGGCGGTCGAGCAGGCCGCTTTGGCTATTCTTCGTGAGCGGAAGCCAAACCGCGCATTGCAGACGAATGTCGAATTCTACACCGCGCTCCTGCTCGAAGCCCTCGCATTCCCGCCCGACAGTTTCACCTGTGTCTTCGCAATGGGACGGACGATCGGCTGGATCGCCCATGCCCAGGAACAGGTGGCCGGCGGCCGGCTCATCCGGCCCCAGTCAACCTATGTCGGTCCGGTGCCAAGGCGTGCTGCCTGA
- a CDS encoding invasion associated locus B family protein, producing the protein MSSNPVSEKPAELRHGDVYFFVQSGESAGRTESSFQTGYDFAKNSTVEVTIGDERFRMLTAGRNAWLQRVEREGELLAAMKAGDEMVLEARSARGNETSYTFSLDGVTAASRQLQQCS; encoded by the coding sequence ATCTCCAGCAACCCGGTTTCTGAAAAACCTGCCGAGCTTCGCCATGGCGACGTGTATTTCTTCGTCCAGAGCGGCGAGAGCGCTGGCCGCACGGAGTCGAGTTTCCAGACCGGCTACGACTTCGCCAAGAATTCGACCGTCGAGGTCACGATCGGCGACGAGCGTTTCCGCATGCTGACCGCCGGCCGCAATGCCTGGCTCCAGCGCGTCGAACGCGAGGGCGAGCTGCTCGCGGCGATGAAGGCCGGCGACGAAATGGTGCTCGAGGCGCGCTCGGCCCGCGGCAACGAAACCAGTTACACCTTCTCGCTGGACGGCGTGACCGCCGCCTCGCGGCAGCTGCAGCAATGCAGCTGA